ATAATAGAAGGCGAGATGCGAAAGCACCTCGCCTTTTTTGTCCCTTTTACTTCGACATGAGCGCCTACCATGAGCTTTGAACTGCACCCACAACTTACAAAAGACACTAGCCTACTTGGTGAATTTCCATTGAGTATGGCGCTACTACACAGAGACGACTCGGTTCCTTGGGTTATCTTGGTGCCTAAGAAAGTAGACTTAACTGAGCTGCATCACCTGCCAATGTCGGAACAGCAGCAGTTTCTAATCGAGTCTGAGGTTGTAAACCGTGCTCTAGAGGCCCTATTTACCCCGGATAAGCTCAATTTTGGCGCACTGGGTAATATGGTGCCGCAGCTTCACGTTCATCATATTGCGCGCTTTAAGAATGATATCGCTTGGCCTGGACCACTGTGGGGAAGCACCAAGGGTGAGTATCGCAGTGATGAAGACCAACAAAGCTTGGTTCAACGTATTCAGTCGCAGCTCGCGGAAAGTGAGCTTTTTATAAGCGCGTGATTGACTAATAGCTGGCTGTTCAAGAAAAGAAAAGCTCCGACAAAATCGGAGCTTTTTAGTGACTACATTTTAACACTCAGTGATAAAGCATTGGCTTGATTCACATGATATCGCACGCGCATCACCTGGCCTTTCTTATCACAATCTTCCGTCCTTGAAAGCTTTCCTTTTCGAATCCAGACCGCAAGCATGGCATCAACTCCGTCTTCGCTGAGCGAGAACTGCTTTGCTAGCTCTTGTCGGTTTACGGCTGGGTTCGCTTCAATATACGCTTTCAAATCAGATAGAATCATGCCGTTTGCATCTCCATTTGTGCCTGCTTTTTGCCTTGGTTCTTAAGCAGTTTCCACACCAATGCGCCCGCTGCCAAGATTGCAACGATCCACACAGCACTCGTCATCGGGTGAAGAGCGAAGTGAGTGACTTGGTAGTACAGCGTTGCACCACCGTAGGCAAGTCCCATGGTCCATACTGCAATAAAGCGCGCGTACTTCTGTCCAAACTCTTTCACGTAAGCGCCCATAGCCGCAACACATGGAGTGTAGAGCAAGATGAAGATCAAGTAAGCAAACGCTGCGTTACTGGTCACGAAGTAGCCTTTAAGGTTACCAAAGATCGAGCTATCTACCTCTTGGTCTTCTGCTACTGCCGAAGAATCAGACAGATCACCGACATCGACACCCAGTGGGTCTGAGTAGCTGAGATCCGCCAGGTTCGCAGGAATCGACTCAACAGCCTCTTGAAGGCTACCCAGTAGATCATATTCGCCCTCTTCACCCTCACTAGAGGTGTAAAGGCTGTTTAGCGTACCGACGACTGCTTCTTTGGCAAAGATACCCGTGATAATACCCACTGTCGCCGGCCAGTTGTCTTGTTGAACACCCATAGGAGCAAAAACAGGAGTGACGACTTGTGCTGCTTTTGACAGTACTGAGTTCTCGCTATCTTGGTTACCAAAACTGCCATCTGTACCCACTGAGTTTAGGAAGCTAAGAATGGTCACAACCACAACGATGGTTTTACCGGCACCGAGTACAAAGCGCTTTAGCTTCTGCCAGGTCTTAATCATCACATTCTGGAAAGTTGGTAGCTCATAGTCAGGCATTTCCATCACTAGGCTATCGCTCGAGCCCGGGTAAATCGTGTGCTTTAACACCAAACCAGTAAAGACGGCTGCAACAATACCTAAAAGGTAAAGAGCAAATACTACGTTCTGACCACTTTCTGGGAAGAATGCAGCTGCAAACAGAGCGTATACAGGCAGTCTCGCGCCACATGACATAAATGGAGCCATAGAAGCGGCGAGTTTACGCTCACGCTCTTGATCCAATGTGCGTGTCGCCATAATCGAAGGCACGTTACAACCAAAGCCAAGCACAAGAGGCACAAACGCTTTGCCTGGCAGACCAATTTTCTGCATGACTTTATCAAGTACAAACGCCGCTCGTGACATATAACCAGAGCTCTCTAGCACCGCCAAGAACAGATAAAGCGCGGCAATCACTGGAATAAAGGTCGCCACGGTTTGGATACCACCGCCGACACCATCAGCAATCAGAGTAACAAGCCAAACTGGAAGGTGGTCATCAAGAAGGTAGTGTCCGCCATCAACAAGAAGTGCGCCAACACCGATATCAAAGAAGTCGATGAAAGCACTGCCAATGTTAATGGAGAACATAAACATGAGATACATGACCACGAAGAAGAAAGGCACACCAACCCATTTATTTAGGATGAAGCCATCTACTTTTTCGGTAAAGCTTCGGCTCAGTTTACCCTCGCTGCGGCGAAGCTTTTTGCACTGCTCATGCAAGAAGGTGTACTTGGTATCTGCCACTTGAAGGTCAATGTCGATCTCTGCTTGGTTTGATGCCAGCTCGATCTCATCTCTCTGCTCTGAGGTGAGTGAGTTCAG
This window of the Vibrio maritimus genome carries:
- the feoB gene encoding Fe(2+) transporter permease subunit FeoB, giving the protein MNYTILTVGNPNSGKTTLFNGLTGAKQQVGNWAGVTVEKKTGQYSHAGDQFQLTDLPGIYALDSGNDGNSIDESIASRAVLTHPADLIINVVDATSLERSLYMTLQLRELGRPMVVVLNKMDALKRERIKLDVAGLEKALGCPVLTLSATDKDQVRALKERLHKTVVQGLTLDALAINYGSDMEQAIAKVEPTFAGESVSSRALAIRALENDVMVLNSLTSEQRDEIELASNQAEIDIDLQVADTKYTFLHEQCKKLRRSEGKLSRSFTEKVDGFILNKWVGVPFFFVVMYLMFMFSINIGSAFIDFFDIGVGALLVDGGHYLLDDHLPVWLVTLIADGVGGGIQTVATFIPVIAALYLFLAVLESSGYMSRAAFVLDKVMQKIGLPGKAFVPLVLGFGCNVPSIMATRTLDQERERKLAASMAPFMSCGARLPVYALFAAAFFPESGQNVVFALYLLGIVAAVFTGLVLKHTIYPGSSDSLVMEMPDYELPTFQNVMIKTWQKLKRFVLGAGKTIVVVVTILSFLNSVGTDGSFGNQDSENSVLSKAAQVVTPVFAPMGVQQDNWPATVGIITGIFAKEAVVGTLNSLYTSSEGEEGEYDLLGSLQEAVESIPANLADLSYSDPLGVDVGDLSDSSAVAEDQEVDSSIFGNLKGYFVTSNAAFAYLIFILLYTPCVAAMGAYVKEFGQKYARFIAVWTMGLAYGGATLYYQVTHFALHPMTSAVWIVAILAAGALVWKLLKNQGKKQAQMEMQTA
- a CDS encoding HIT domain-containing protein; its protein translation is MSFELHPQLTKDTSLLGEFPLSMALLHRDDSVPWVILVPKKVDLTELHHLPMSEQQQFLIESEVVNRALEALFTPDKLNFGALGNMVPQLHVHHIARFKNDIAWPGPLWGSTKGEYRSDEDQQSLVQRIQSQLAESELFISA
- a CDS encoding FeoC-like transcriptional regulator, with amino-acid sequence MILSDLKAYIEANPAVNRQELAKQFSLSEDGVDAMLAVWIRKGKLSRTEDCDKKGQVMRVRYHVNQANALSLSVKM